One segment of Rickettsiales bacterium Ac37b DNA contains the following:
- a CDS encoding Cytotoxic domain protein produces the protein MREISVTANKIHLVGAEIYGTEKLKVVGDVSSEDIAETRESSSYHFGFSFDPTKATGGSALTSVNFGVNNHHDNGVVHSGLGEAAKHEGTDKGGFTASFQWNTVLSEAATKIKDWFTSPKPANDHKPKVAPEWINPDEVVSGDEGSGEPNPKQTAGMKYIVQQGDNLSKIAEKYGVTVKELMDLNPEITDPNKIKIGQKVKLPENAKVKTFINKDKTLEHHKIENGGMLPNPNSQEAKTWENYLTKHTPIGDLTPQGQKAYNEIASKIDELNLSDAEKLKYQKAAYKLLVNMENSSTEDRFEIMQSLSNAANGKSKGSFGISDANAAVPAILGIPYLAELLGASVVVTMLSKYLEDHPITWKGFSGAAQYDGDVLEKSKHKDSSSIKLKTGGVDMGAPDPDFDPEDDNERKTNPTKAESKIWQELEPYKGKTRTNGLSGKERRYYEWDNLHNDIEVFDHKGKHLGSMNPKTGVMYKQPKGHKPSIKN, from the coding sequence ATGAGAGAAATTTCTGTCACAGCAAATAAAATCCACCTGGTAGGGGCTGAAATCTATGGCACAGAAAAGCTTAAAGTAGTAGGGGATGTATCTAGTGAAGATATTGCTGAAACACGTGAATCTTCGAGCTATCATTTTGGGTTCTCGTTTGATCCAACTAAAGCAACGGGTGGAAGTGCGCTCACTTCAGTAAACTTTGGTGTAAATAACCATCATGATAACGGCGTGGTTCATTCGGGTTTAGGTGAAGCAGCAAAACATGAAGGCACGGATAAAGGCGGCTTCACCGCAAGCTTCCAGTGGAACACAGTGCTCTCTGAGGCTGCAACTAAAATTAAAGATTGGTTTACATCTCCTAAACCTGCAAATGATCATAAACCTAAAGTTGCTCCTGAATGGATTAATCCTGATGAAGTTGTTTCTGGCGATGAGGGTAGCGGAGAGCCTAATCCTAAACAAACAGCAGGTATGAAATATATAGTGCAGCAAGGAGATAACTTATCTAAAATTGCTGAAAAATATGGGGTAACAGTTAAAGAATTAATGGATTTAAATCCGGAAATCACTGATCCAAATAAGATTAAGATTGGTCAAAAGGTGAAACTACCTGAAAATGCAAAAGTTAAAACTTTTATAAATAAAGATAAAACCCTTGAACATCATAAGATAGAAAACGGCGGAATGTTGCCAAATCCAAATTCTCAGGAAGCAAAAACTTGGGAGAATTATTTAACCAAGCACACGCCAATAGGTGATTTGACGCCGCAAGGCCAAAAGGCTTATAATGAGATTGCAAGTAAAATTGATGAGTTGAATTTAAGTGATGCTGAAAAATTAAAATACCAAAAAGCAGCTTATAAATTGCTTGTAAATATGGAAAATAGTAGCACTGAAGATAGATTTGAAATAATGCAATCTCTATCAAATGCAGCAAATGGAAAATCTAAAGGTTCCTTTGGAATTTCTGATGCAAATGCAGCAGTCCCAGCTATTTTAGGTATACCTTATTTAGCAGAATTGCTGGGTGCAAGTGTTGTTGTAACGATGCTTAGTAAATATCTAGAAGATCATCCAATTACCTGGAAAGGATTTAGTGGAGCGGCACAGTATGATGGAGATGTACTTGAAAAAAGTAAGCATAAAGATTCGTCTAGCATAAAGCTAAAAACAGGCGGTGTAGATATGGGAGCTCCCGATCCTGACTTTGACCCAGAAGATGATAATGAACGAAAAACTAATCCAACCAAAGCTGAAAGTAAAATTTGGCAGGAACTTGAACCTTATAAAGGTAAAACTCGTACAAATGGCTTGAGTGGGAAAGAAAGAAGATATTATGAATGGGATAATTTACATAATGATATAGAGGTTTTTGATCATAAAGGAAAACATTTAGGATCTATGAATCCTAAAACAGGAGTGATGTATAAGCAACCTAAAGGCCATAAGCCCTCTATTAAAAATTAG